From Alosa sapidissima isolate fAloSap1 chromosome 2, fAloSap1.pri, whole genome shotgun sequence, one genomic window encodes:
- the tmsb4x gene encoding thymosin beta-4, giving the protein MSDKPNLEEVTSFDKTKLKKTETQEKNPLPSKETIEQEKQAESS; this is encoded by the exons ATGTCTGATAAACCAAACCTGGAGGAGGTCACCAGCTTCGACAAGACCAAGCTGAAGAAGACCGAAACCCAGGAGAAAAACCCATTGCCATCAAAAGAAA CCATCGAACAGGAGAAGCAGGCGGAATCATCATGA